Genomic DNA from Sphingomonas hankookensis:
CGAGCCGGTGCCATATTCCTTGCCCGCGATCACGACCAGCGGGGTGCCGTCGGCCTTGTGGCGCATCGCCGCGTCATAGATCGGCATGACCTCGCCGTCATAGCGGCTCATGCCGCCTTCGACGCCGGGTACCATTTCGTTCTTGATGCGGATGTTGGCGAAGGTGCCGCGGACCATGACATTGTCGTTGCCGCGGCGCGCGCCGTAGGAGTTGAAGTCGGCGCGCGACACCTGCCGCTCCATCAGCCACTTGCCCGCCGGGCTGTCCGCCTTGATCGAACCCGCCGGCGAGATGTGGTCGGTGGTGATCGAATCGCCGAGGATCGCCAGCGGCTTCGCCTCGATGATGTCGGCGATCGGGTTCGGCGTCATCGCCAGCCCGTCGAAATAGGGCGGGTTGGCGATATAGGTGCTGCTGGTCGGCCACTTATAGGTGTCCGAACCCTCGACCGAGATGCCGGCCCAATGCTTGTCGCCGGCATAGACATTGCCATAGCGCGCACGGAACATGCCGTCGTCGATATTGGCGGCCATCAGGTCGGCGACCTCTTCGTTCGACGGCCAGATGTCCTTGAGATAGACGTCCTGCCCGTCCGAACCCTGCCCGATCGGGGTGGTGACCATGTCCTCGGTCACGGTGCCCTTCAGCGCGTACGCCACGACGAGCGGCGGCGAGGCGAGGAAGTTGGCGCGGACATCGGCCGACACGCGGCCTTCGAAGTTGCGGTTGCCCGACAGGACCGACGCGGCGACGATGTCGTTGCCGTTGATCGCCGCCGAGATCGGTGCGGCGAGCGGACCCGAATTGCCGATGCAGGTGGTGCAGCCATAGCCGACGAGGTTGAAGCCGACCGCGTCGAGATCCTGGGTCAGCCCCGCCTTGTCGAGATAGTCGGTGACGACCTGCGAACCCGGCGCCAGCGAGGTCTTGACCCACGGCTTGGGCTTCAGGCCCAGCTTGTTCGCCTTGCGCGCGACGAGGCCGGCGGCGACCAGCACCGACGGGTTCGACGTGTTGGTGCAGCTGGTGATCGCGGCGATCACGACGTCGCCGTCGCCGATGTCATGGCCTTCGCCATCGACCGCGACGCGCTTGGCCGAATCCTTCTTGTAGACCTTGGCGAGGTCGGCGTTGAACACGTCGTCGACGCTGGGCAGTTCGACGCGGTCCTGCGGACGCTTGGGACCGGCGAGCGACGGCACGACGGTCGACATGTCGAGTTCGAGCGTGTCGGTGAAGATCGGGTCGACCGCATTCTCGTCGCGCCAGAAGCCGTTGGCCTTGGCATAGGCTTCGGTCAGCGCGATCACTTCCTCGGGACGCGCGGTCAGGCGCATATAGTCGATCGTCTTGTCATCGACCGGGAAGAAGCCGCAGGTCGCGCCATATTCCGGCGCCATGTTGGCGATCGTCGCACGGTCGGCGAGCGTCATCGACGACAGACCCGGACCGTAGAATTCGACGAAGCGGCCGACCACGCCCTTGGCGCGCAGCATCTGCGTGACGGTCAGCACGAGATCGGTGGCGGTGATGCCTTCCTGCAGCTTGCCGGTCAGCTTGAAGCCGACGACCTCGGGGATCAGCATCGACACCGGCTGGCCGAGCATCGCGGCTTCCGCCTCGATGCCGCCCACGCCCCAACCGAGCACACCGAGGCCGTTGACCATCGTCGTATGGCTGTCGGTGCCGACCAGCGTGTCGGGATAGGCGATCGTGCCGCTGCCATCGGTCGATTCCGACGACCACACCGCCTGCGCGACGTATTCGAGGTTCACCTGGTGGCAGATGCCGGTGCCCGGCGGTACGACCGAGAAATTGTCGAGCGCCTTCGAACCCCATTTCAGGAATTCATAGCGTTCGATGTTGCGCTTATATTCCAGCTCGACATTCTCTTCCGCCGCGGTCGGCGTGCCGAATTCGTCGACCATCACTGAGTGGTCGATCACGAGGTGGACGGGGACCTGCGGGTTGATCTTGCCCGCGTCGCCGCCGAGCGTGGTGATCGCGTCGCGCATCGCCGCCAGATCGACGACGCAGGGAACGCCGGTGAAGTCCTGCATCAGCACGCGCGCCGGGCGATACTGGATCTCGCGGTCCGACCGGGCATCCTTCTGCCAGTCGACGATCGCCTGCGCATCCTCTTGCGTGACGGTCACGCCGTCTTCGAAGCGGAGCATGTTCTCCAGCAGCACCTTCATCGAGAAGGGCAGCCGCGACACGTCGCCGAGCTTGGCCGACGCCTTGGCCAGCGAATAATAAGAATAGGTCTTGCCGCCGACAGTAAGCGTGTCGCGGGTGCCGAGCGTGTCCTGGCCAATGGCGGTCATGCGGGTCCTTCCCAGTTGGTCATGGCAGCCCGGCCCGGACGGAGCGGCGTATCCGCTCGCAAG
This window encodes:
- the acnA gene encoding aconitate hydratase AcnA, whose protein sequence is MTAIGQDTLGTRDTLTVGGKTYSYYSLAKASAKLGDVSRLPFSMKVLLENMLRFEDGVTVTQEDAQAIVDWQKDARSDREIQYRPARVLMQDFTGVPCVVDLAAMRDAITTLGGDAGKINPQVPVHLVIDHSVMVDEFGTPTAAEENVELEYKRNIERYEFLKWGSKALDNFSVVPPGTGICHQVNLEYVAQAVWSSESTDGSGTIAYPDTLVGTDSHTTMVNGLGVLGWGVGGIEAEAAMLGQPVSMLIPEVVGFKLTGKLQEGITATDLVLTVTQMLRAKGVVGRFVEFYGPGLSSMTLADRATIANMAPEYGATCGFFPVDDKTIDYMRLTARPEEVIALTEAYAKANGFWRDENAVDPIFTDTLELDMSTVVPSLAGPKRPQDRVELPSVDDVFNADLAKVYKKDSAKRVAVDGEGHDIGDGDVVIAAITSCTNTSNPSVLVAAGLVARKANKLGLKPKPWVKTSLAPGSQVVTDYLDKAGLTQDLDAVGFNLVGYGCTTCIGNSGPLAAPISAAINGNDIVAASVLSGNRNFEGRVSADVRANFLASPPLVVAYALKGTVTEDMVTTPIGQGSDGQDVYLKDIWPSNEEVADLMAANIDDGMFRARYGNVYAGDKHWAGISVEGSDTYKWPTSSTYIANPPYFDGLAMTPNPIADIIEAKPLAILGDSITTDHISPAGSIKADSPAGKWLMERQVSRADFNSYGARRGNDNVMVRGTFANIRIKNEMVPGVEGGMSRYDGEVMPIYDAAMRHKADGTPLVVIAGKEYGTGSSRDWAAKGTNLLGVRAVITESFERIHRSNLVGMGVLPLQFAEGVTRQTLGLTGDETFTIQGVANLRPRQDVEVIMVRADGTTETFLTKCRIDTVNELEYFLNGGILQYVLRKLAA